The sequence tgttttttgttttccaCCTAAATGTGGATTatattgtggttgttgtggttgttgttgtttaaagTAATCTACTTGTCCATATACTGGAAAGTTAACATGTTCGTGTGACATTTTGTATGTTTAATATGTATTTGtgatgaaataaaaaaaaaaaaataaaaaaataaaaaatgaaaaaattaaaaaaaaaaaaattttgtgaacagcaaaaaatttaattaaaaaaaaaaaaaaaaataaaaaaaaaaaaataaaaaaaaaaaaaaattaaaaaataaataaaaaaaaaaaaaaattaaaatggagttgcttggaaaaaaaaaaaaaaaaaaaaaattatatatttctttttttttgaatgtaTATTaagatatattattattaaaaaaattattatttaggtcaattgtttttttatttatttaataaaaaaaaaaaaattttattgatttactttgtactttcatttttaattttattatcaatcaaTTCTTTTGgattacaaaaattaaaatataaatatatttttggaTTTCTTTGCATGTTGACAATACAAAATGAATCTTTAGCACTAAATCTCGTGACACTTTTATTTGGTTCAATATATTGAATTTCACCCATTCTAAAATCAACTTCTTTAATAGGGTCATGGCTACGgcatttaatttcaaatgtaTTTTTCCATTGtgttctttatttaataaaataaaataaaaaaaaaaatatttaaaaattaattaaaagtatTATAAACTCTACagattatattttttgaaattaaataaatgagtttttttttttttttttttttttttaaaaaatatttgataaataaggaaataattttaaaataacccTTTGTATAATTGTTTTccaaataaagttttaataaagatccctcaaataataataataaaaattaactttatttatcaacattttggaaaattattttgtttaaaaaaaaaaaaataataataaaaaatataaacagAAATTGAATGGTCAAAACAGAAAAAGTATCatatattatttgtagtTCTTTCAATCATAATAGTCTTAATATTAATGTTATTTATCAACATTTTATTGTAACAATTAAAGAtgactattttttttacaaaccATTATCAAAAGATTCAGATGGTAACTTTTGAAGATACTCATGCAAAAGAATCATTTTGTATAGCAAACATGGGTCTTTCTCCAAatgattgtttttattttaaaaaattacaaatattagaatttttaaaaaatgaccAATAAATCTCTcagtaaataaattttaattttagtttagAAATGGTCTAATCTCTTTATTATGTTTATtaaatacctttttttttttttttttttttttttttattttgaattttaaaaaattgtcaatgataaatatttgtaaaacaacttaattattaaatatataattatattgttttattttcaaaccttttaatattaaaagattaaaattagaattggATAGTTATATCATACAAAGAAACttaatttttagttttaaaaaataaaaattttaaaaaattataaaaataaaaaatagtgaaattgttttgtttatttttgttattttttagttttaaattcattttttataaaatgtaaTACTTCACAAAGTTTAAAATGCAAACACAAATTTGGAGTACGATTTACATTTGCTATACAAAATGATTCTTTATATGAGTATCTTGGGAAGTATCATCTGGTTCACAGTAATcgatttgataaattttcattGTATTTGGAATACCATAATGGGAATTAATATTAGTACAGgaaatttcaaatgttttattcacaattttaatataaggGGCAGTGATTATATCAAATCTTGGGTAGGAATTTGTgtcttttgaaaataattattataaataaaacaattcttattttataatttttgtttacattattattttactcaattaaattatttttattctttatggcaaatatattaattattcattttattttaaaaaaaatataaataaaataaaaaaataaataaataaataaaaaaataaaaaaataaaataaccacaacttcaaataaaacaaaattgaataagaaaaatttaattgtaaatttatttattgagttatttttttttaaaaaactttagCCCATCACAAGTTTTAAAAGCCAAACCAACCATTGGATTACAATTAACGTTTGCTACACAAAATGATTCTTTGTATGAGTATCTTGAGAAACTATCATCTGGTTCGCAATAATCAATTTCATGAATTACCATTACAGGAGAATAGTAGTTAGGGGCATTAAATGCAAGAAAGCTCAAAAGTTTTCTCttgaattttaatataagGTTTAGAgtctattaataatttagaggggttatttgaattatttgataatggcTTGCAATAAAGTTCTTCctctttaattgataatataaaacTTTCACTAGTTATAGGAAATCGACCATTGACGTATGTTATAGATATAATATATGATATATTATCAATGATGCccatttgtttaattattgattattttttaatatttttttttttttttattttttcaattaagaaattaaaattttattattttaatctaaattttttagatgataaattacaaatttgtATTTCGACTATTTATGGataaacttttatttataaaaaaagaatgagaTCATGGGTTTAATtacttaaatttttaaaaaaaaaatacattggTCTATTTGATTTGtcaattaattgtaaaataaaacattacaATTGATccttattaaaatttatttattttattattatttgtacaaaattattttttattttttattatttattttattgatttaaggttaatttacaatttctAATTGACTGTTTTTGAATACAATAACCAGTTGCGGCAGTATAACCAAAATAGGCAAATTTTGGGAAAGTTATATTTGCAGATGGTATTTCTATATTAGTTAATAAGATTTGACCattataaatgattttaattgatgaatttaaatgattatattcaattctaacattatttgtattatttataattgagTTATTTGTCATTGAATAACTATGAATTACatttgttaataaattattattattattttttgttttaattattatttgatttgaatttggtgaattaatattatcatttaatgatgttttaaattcaattgctAATATACCACCATTTGCACTATTTAAATGATCATCATTATATTCTAATTGACCACCTTCTAATAGTTTATAATGTTGATATGATTGTGGTGACTCTTTTGAATTATGTAATATAAATGTTAAACCATCAGTACCATTTGTTTCAACAGTATATGTAAATTCATTTATCcaacttttattttcaatattaatctctttattataaaaacatGATCCAATCTTATcagttgttgaatttgtcaAAACCATCGTATTACAATTTTCCCATATTGTTGATCCATTAATAACActatttgattcaattaatctataaattgatgttgatattgtGTTTGGAATAATTGgttgtgtttgttgttgtgtttgttgaatttgttgtgtttgttgttgtgtttgttgttgtgtttgttgttgtgttagttgttgtgtttgttgttgtgtttgtTTTGCAataattggttgttgttgaatattattatttatgattaattttggtgatgatgatgaaaattttgattttgaaattgatttttgtgaggttgttttttttacttttttataaattcttgGTAATGGTGAGTAGAGTAATTCATGTAAGTCAAACAATTGGACTCTATttctttttgataatttggtTGAACTTCTTGTTGCAATTTTAaccattttgtttttttttttatttttatttttttattaatatatttaatttatttgttgttatttgttaatgttggaaaaaaaaaataaataaaaaacattttatacttgggctaaaaaaaaaaaaataaaaaaaataaaaaaaaaataaaaaaaaataaaaaaatttctgcgaaaaagtatttttaaaaataaagcttgttttttttgtttgttgtttatttttataaattttaatcgaaattaatttttacaaCCAAGATAATCAGTGTTACTTTacgaaaaaaagaaaaatttataggaaataaaaaaaaaaaaaaaaaaacttttgtttttatttaattttattttattttcaatttttatttttttaattttatattttttttacttttttatttttttattttaattttatttcacgACGACATccgatttgtttttttttttttttttttttttttttttttttttttttttttttttttttttttttctaataataaattggcggttaataaaaaaaataaaaaaaaataaaaaagtgttattaaatttaataaatcacgTGATTCTGTgaagaaatttatttatttatttatttatttattttattttatttgattaaaataaaatatatatttaaacttgaacttttaaaaaaatttaaagtgGGTGGACccacttaaaaaaaaaaaaaatagttttttaataatcaccttaattttttttttttacacttttttttttgaaattaggTCCTAACGACAAAAAATAGAATGgagcctttttttttttttatagtcaacggttttttttttcattatttttttttttttttcattattttttaatttttttattttactattttttttgttttttgggtttttttttttttattttattttcttttttttgggtttttttcAATGCATTAAACAAATATTGGagatatttatatataaatatatatatattacttCACACAAGCACACACTTCCACATTATCTAgacatatatataaaaataatttcaattcaatGGATTCCGATAACACAAAAAGAACAAAGGTAATATGGCCATCTGATATTGggaatgaattatttgaatactATGAAAAATATAGGGCATCAGGAAATTATGCCAATCAAAGAGAAGTTGTAGAAGCATTAGCTGAAATTGAAAGATTTAAATCATACACTCAAGatcaaattttttcaaaagttaaaaatatgTCCTCAAGAAGTAGTAaacaaaattattcaaatactCCAACAaaagtaaatttaatttaattttttttaaaaaaaaaaaattatttatttaaaaaaaatatatacagaaaaaaataaaaaaaaaataaaataaaaaaaaattttaattttatacttacatttttttattatttttttattgtttttttttaaggaaggtgaaatttcaaagaaaGTAACAATAGAAACTGAAAATGGTATTTTAACACccgataaaaaaaatgaaattgaaagtaAAAAAAGGAGACAAGATTCACCAATCTTAACCACACAAccacaaattttaaaaaaaagacaatttaaaaatattgacgATGATTCTGATCATGTAATCACAAgaaatgaatattattttcaagatGATGATTCTGAAGATTATAATGaagattttaatgatttagaaTTTATAACTACTTCAACCACTACATCTTCTTCAAagaataatgaaattaataataataataataataatatcaataatatcaataataatagttcaaataataataatccaaataatatcaataataattcaaataacaataatttaaataataataataataataataataattcacacAACAAAATAGATCATCAAGaattaatgatttcaaaagaaaagaataaatttttatcggaacaattattgattttaaaagaaaaaaataaatatttaaatgatcaaTTATTCATAGAGAAAGagagtaataaaaatagagatattataatatcaaaacttaaaatagaaaatcaaTCACATgtaaaaaagaatcaattacTCGATGAATTGGGTTATCATGATTCTGTAAGAGTATtctcatcaaattcaatcatttcTAAAAGGGATGACCAAGGTAACTTGGTATACTTCTTTCCAATTCTTTCTCAAAATGGTACacaatctttaaaaatagtttcaCCAAATACAATAACAGGTTCAATACCTACACCTATAATTTCTCAACCAACTTCAACCtcaacttcaacttcaactACAACTTCAACTTCAATTCCAGCAAATAACTcgatttcaaattcaaattcaaattcaaatacaaattcaaatacaaattcaaatacaaatacaaatgaaaatataaatacaaatacagtgacaacaacaacaacaccaacttcTTCAGCTCCATTGGTACCAtcaaatacaaattcaacatcaaattcatcatcttcttcaccatcaccaccatcaactTCAATTACCCAAATCAATactaatacaacaacaacagcagcagcagcaccaacaacaacaacaacaccaattaTAACATCTGGTGGCTCAACCCCAGTATGTAAtgacttttttaaaattatagtGGACGagattgaaaatgataaaattcgAACTCAAGTATTTTTACTTAAAAGAATCAATGATTACTCTCCACCTATAGTTTGTAAGTATGGTAAGAAAATGGCAGTACAAATGAAACATATACCACCTCCACCTATTCAAATT comes from Dictyostelium discoideum AX4 chromosome 2 chromosome, whole genome shotgun sequence and encodes:
- a CDS encoding hypothetical protein (Similar to Dictyostelium discoideum (Slime mold). phosphatidylinositol 3-kinase 2 (EC 2.7.1.137) (PI3-kinase) (PtdIns-3-kinase) (PI3K)) → MEPFFFFIVNAHTSTLSRHIYKNNFNSMDSDNTKRTKVIWPSDIGNELFEYYEKYRASGNYANQREVVEALAEIERFKSYTQDQIFSKVKNMSSRSSKQNYSNTPTKEGEISKKVTIETENGILTPDKKNEIESKKRRQDSPILTTQPQILKKRQFKNIDDDSDHVITRNEYYFQDDDSEDYNEDFNDLEFITTSTTTSSSKNNEINNNNNNNINNINNNSSNNNNPNNINNNSNNNNLNNNNNNNNNSHNKIDHQELMISKEKNKFLSEQLLILKEKNKYLNDQLFIEKESNKNRDIIISKLKIENQSHVKKNQLLDELGYHDSVRVFSSNSIISKRDDQGNLVYFFPILSQNGTQSLKIVSPNTITGSIPTPIISQPTSTSTSTSTTTSTSIPANNSISNSNSNSNTNSNTNSNTNTNENINTNTVTTTTTPTSSAPLVPSNTNSTSNSSSSSPSPPSTSITQINTNTTTTAAAAPTTTTTPIITSGGSTPVCNDFFKIIVDEIENDKIRTQVFLLKRINDYSPPIVCKYGKKMAVQMKHIPPPPIQIPTFSESSLKDL